Within Gambusia affinis linkage group LG01, SWU_Gaff_1.0, whole genome shotgun sequence, the genomic segment TCAaggcaatgtttacatttatgaaaaaaaataataattcgttttttaaaaatttttaaattaagtgtTTTCCCCCCATGATAAATCGGTATTATTTGCTAACTACGTAACGCACGTTACTCTACgaaatgcagctttttatgaaaaatgtaagaatattCTTAGGTAATGAAGTGTTATCTTTAGTTTGTCTTGGCTGCTTTACAAGTACCTTTTGGTAGGAACAAGTCCGTCATATTCCACACTTTTAACCCGTTTATGTACCATCTGAGACGGTTATGTAAACAGCTAGCTCAGGAACATACTGCTAGCAATAAACTGCtaactttaatttgaaagtaatgtggttattttaatttgtatctatttgtgtttgtgttttccccTCAgctatttatgttttcctaTTTCAAGAAAAGAGTAGTTGAAATTATTAACCTAATGCcattttgtgttgtgtgtggCAGTTGTggtttgaaagtaaaattaatttcaaaaagtttcaCGGGCTGCTTTTTGACTGTCAATAAAGCTTATATATTTTAGTTACTCAGTCCTTAAAGTAAAActtatgtaaatatttcttggtaatatatgtttttatttttagtgattaTGGCtaacagcaaatgaaaactctgaagaataaatcaaattttcaggctactttttttattggtctcGTAAATGTTTCTGAGAAACTAAATAGAAGGTTTTTTATCAGCTGTAatacaattaacaaaaatagATAACTGAAatatagtgtgtgtgtgttttaaaggaACTTTTAGAtgctatttttagattttgataTACACTTACAATTGTTgtcttttagatttattttcagtatctTCTGATGTGCTCTGTTATACAGTTGAatgaattttaataataaatagttaTACTCTTTTTACTCACTGTGACTGTTTACAGATTTTGATAAAAGAGGGAAGAAGGAGACCTGTCCCTCTCTAGAGCAATTTCTGTGTCATGTCGCCAAAACAGGACAACCAATGTAAGTAGGAACTTGCAAATCTGAAACAATTAgcataaagtctttgttttcattgcaCTGTGTTCACAATTATTAGGCATAGACAAGTGAGTATTTTGATCATAAGATCATTTTTAGACTTAGTTTTTTTAACTTCAAGGTAGATGAACTTGAAttctaaatgaatttaaaaatggcaTATGATATCTATCTGCGTAATGAATGTGTGGCTGAAGGAGGTCAACACTATATATTAAAGTGTTCATTATTAGGCAGTTATTTTTAGGCGAAATGGGTTCAGTCACTTAAGCACTGaagcaatgaaaataaaaagagatgggAAAACATGTGTTTTTCGTTTAGTTGAATTCTCCACGGTAATATCTGCCTGATAATTGCACataaatagatatttttctaacaaagtccaaacctcatttttactttcttaaaaatTCATGTCATGTTTACTAACATTTCGGATTAGTCAAGAGCACGGTAGATGGTGATTTATAAAAGCAATCCAATAAGACTTACCTAACTGTGCACACATTGTAGACCTGAACATATATAATTACttattatttgtactttttctaATATTACGTATTCCTTTTAGGATCCCATGGTCACAGttcaaaacatactttttatttaagctGGATAAAGTGATGGAGGATTTTCATGCTTCAATGCCAGAGGAGAGAGACTCTCACAATCCCAATGTGGAATATATTCCCtttgaagaaatgaagaaaaggaTCTTAAAGATTGTGGATGGTTATAATGGGTGAGTGAAGCATGATATAAATACTCTGCAACTGGGGAAAAGaatcaataaattacaaacttTCCTGATAATAGATAATAAAGTTAATGCTTTGTTGTAAGGAAGCACAATATATTGCAATTATGTCATCATTGTGATGACGGTGTTTTTCAAGTTATTATTATCACATATGGGTCTTTGCAATGCGATATGTATTTGCTGTTATATTCCAGGTATAATGAATTCACACGGATTACATGTTTAACACTGGACTGTGATAATTGAAAGGTTTATCAATAATGGTTCATATTGCAAGtggtgttatgtttttattgatctttttcATGAGAACTGCAACAATAaccattaaaaagtttttacacCTCATGTTACAAAAAAGATTGTTGGCAGGAGGTTGGTAAGGGggtgttttattcaaaaaaatttttaccTTGTTTTTATAGGTTAGTTCCGCATTTTTCATCATCCATCTATGCTTAGaagccatttttttaaacagttctgATGCTGGGAGCGAGATGtctatttattacttttacttaTGTCTCTGAAAACCTTTCCAGGATCCCATTCACCATTCAGCGGCTGTGTGAGCTGCTTACAGATCCCAAGCGTAATTACACGGGTACAGACAAGTTTCTCAGAGGTCTGGAAAAGGTGAGATACAGTTAACTTTTTAAGGCCTAAATTCTGTACATTGGTTCTATGTAATGCATATAAATGCAGTCTGTTGCTTtgaactgtatttttattttcttttgtttactgTAGAACGTAATGGTGGTAAGCTATCTGCACCCCACATCAGAGTAAGTAAATCAGCTGCTAAGTTAGTTGTAACAGCTacaaatattaatgtaaaattaatgataaatgttttttttttttttttacttccttgaAAGGAAAAATGGGACATCGACTATGAATAGAATGAATGGAGTAATGTTTCTTGGAAACCCATCTCTATATTCAGAAAGGTGTGGATAATTGCTCATTTCAATAACTgatatttcttttaagaaaaaaacagactcCTGAATGTGTAgatatttgtctgtttgttgtcgtcttcttcagCAGTCGAAATGTGAATGGGCCAAGTTTGTCAAAAACACTCACCAGACCAAAGCTGTCATCGTCTTCACTTTCCACCAACGGGCTCCCAGAGTGTCCAGCCACTAAAGAGCCAGATGGAATCACTGAAACAGAGGAGCAGCATTCCAGGTAAATTATGAGTCAATGTGTAGTACAGCATCCGCCGTGTATATTGATATTCATGATAAAGATGTGTAGAAAGAAGAgtttagaaagaaaagctaAGAGATAATTGTTTTAAGCAATTCATCACAGATGCTCCACCATAACATGAGGTGTTTTACACGTTTTTAATCTTGTTCATTATTGTCTCTGTAATAATGGCTGCTCATGTTTATGATGAACAGCCATTTTCTATCTTAAGCATTTCTTTTTGCACATCATGTTCCTTTTTCCCCACTTTGAAAAatagcaaagacaaaaaagggcTTCTACATcccattttggattttattccaAAGAAATAGGAAATTGTCCATTAAAAGGCTTCAGTTATGCTTATTTTGCAGAAATTGTAAGGGGTGAAAGTAAGTGGCATGTATGTAATGACACTTTTTTCATAACATTTGATCCTTACTTCTGATGAGTAAATGTACATGGATTAAAGattgaatatttcagaattaTGTGTGAAATTATCTTTGCAAAATAATcctatttaataacatttactAGGGATACCAGTAAGTGAGTATGGAAAAGACTGTATATTCACTGTGAGGAGACTGTGTAAAGCCAAGTCCTCACATTAGTAACAACATTTTGCTAAGTTAAGACTACATCTTATAAAAGCCAAAACCTATAAACATTACCAacagatttattgtttgtgACAGTGAAACAACACCTTCAGAAGACGAGGCGAAACCAAAACATGGAATAAAGCACAAACATCGAGAAGAAGACGAAGAATCTGATTGTGACAAACAGGAGGCCAAGAAACGGAAGACTGGTGAATATGATGAcgaaacagaaagagaagaagatgagTCATCTTGTCATAAAGAACCAGAGAGTTCATCAGACACACCAGAGTCAGAGGAAGATACTTGCGGTCAAGAGAGCAGCAGTGAAACATTTCATGACACACCCTGTAAATCAGACAGTCATGGTAGGTGTGAATTCATCCTTACTTAGGCTAATTTGTACTTAAGAACACTTAACAGCAGGATCGTGTTGTTTAAGacacattaaaaatatgttacttCACAGTgcacaaacattatttttttagagcACAAGTGTGACTAATATATGGGTGGACATAAACAGTTAGCTGGTTCATGTACAGATGCATCTCCAGTAAATTAGAATCTCATCAAAAAGTTTATTAcagtaattcaatttaaaagtcaaattcctCTTCTGTACAGATTTAGTGGGCTCTTTCCAAGCATAGTAATGGAAATTGAACTGGAAAGTACTttaaaccagtgtttcccaaccctggtcctcaaggcacactgtcctacatgtttcagaggtttccctgctttaatgtgcctgattcaactgattgcagttcaacaaacgcctgttaatcagtcatcaattgaaatcagctgcactgaagcaaggaaatacctaaaacatgcagggcagtgtgccttgaggaccagggttgggaaacaccgCTTTAAACAATCAACTGATATGTCCACACCCTTAAGGGCATTATGAAGCAAAGGCTAAGTTGAGAAAAATCAGAACCAATAATAAAGGCTGCTATTAAAGCAGCTTTGACTGTCCTAACACCTCAGCAGTTTTTTATACATcacattgatgcagtaattcaagCAAAAGGAAAACCTCCACTTTCTGTATTATGCATTCATTGTAATGCAGTAGATGGATATAGTTTCCACTAAGCTGACATTTCTGTATTGAAATATCTTCCTGATGTACTGTTAGCTGCAAgccaaaatattaaaaattagcAGAACTAAATACTTTAAACGTACCCCACCATATGTAATGAATCTATTTAACATTTGAATTTCACCTTTAAATTtaattctaaaatatattttcaattattttcaatttttatttaatcttgttAAACAAATGAAGAATGTAATCCCTTTGACAATCTCCTCTTGCataaaattgaacaaaatcTAAGCATTTTTGATTTAACTGCAGTTCAATTTCTTCATAATAATTGTGAATATTTACTATATTCTACCACTAAAAAGTGACATCTTCTCTTCTTAGGGGAAAGCAGCACACCGTCTGAACCACCTGAGAGGGAAGAAGAGTTGAATGAGGCTGGTGCTGCCACCAGTGTTCAGAGCAACATCTCTGTGGATCAGTCGGAGCAAGCGACTCTATCAGAGACGCATTCAACCGTCGAACAGGACAATGCTttgtgcaacagcagcagcagtgatgcAGAGGGGTTACCTAGTGAAAAAGTGTCTTGCAGTAATTCCCCTGAGCTGCCAACAGAGGGTGGTGCTGAAACTTCGGACAGCGCAGAGACCTCATTAGAACTGGGAGAACACAACTAACTTGAAAGGCGGGAATGCCAACTGACTTGTTTTCTACACTGTATGATACAACCCCAAGGGTAAATCTGTAGCACTGTGGACCATTAGGCTTCAGGACCAAGAGACATGTGGACTTGGAGACTTCTTAGAAGAATCTTGATGTCCTCTTCTGTTTCAGCTTCTCACGGCCACTGGTCACCAGATATTTAAACTGGAAGATAATTTAACGACATAACAAAGACTGCCTTTTTCAATATACAAAACCTTTTTctaaccttttttctttcttaatttttatatttgaacatCTAATTTAATGTCGATAATGTATTCAGTAATTCCATTAGTTATCTGGTGTTTATTTTCAAGGAGAACCATTTGACAAAGTTGTTTGAGGCCAAGCACAGTAGTTTCAGGgttcttttttgtattaatgCTGTTCAGAGATGATTGAGAACACCTTTAACCAAAATATCCTAtatgtctgcttttattttgtatgaagCACATATCGCAAGTATATTTCCTGTGATCGTGCTCTTCACACTCTTGAAagctggaaaaatgttttgctccgTGTCCGTATGAAGCCAATACAACAAGTTGCCAGTTTGAGCCCTTTTGTTTGAGCAATTTGGATTGCTGTAAGGGTAgtcattttcaattcaaactctgaaacaaaatgcaaggtacttttattttctttgtgttacaCCGTAGTTGCACAGCTGTCTTTTTTTGATAATTGAGATTTCTACAATACTTATCTGTAAATAAGCTTTTGTAGTCTTGTAATACATGTCCACATTCTTTGCAAAACTGACTGCTGGAAACCGAAGGCTTGAGCTTGTGTGAGAGTATTCacagaaagcaataaaagctgaaattggAATTTGTTTGGcatcttatttttcttacaaatcaatatgttgtcacatttaaaataatgagAGGGAATTCTGGAAATGGCTGCTAAATCTTCTTTTTGCTTACATTAGTCCTCTATCATCACGATAGAGGACAATCATCCTCTATCATTAGGCGATAGAGGATGATCACCTAATGATCGTCCTTAAACATCAACATAGGGTTCATGTTAAACCTAAACATCAAAATAGGGTGATGTTTAGGTTTACATCAACCTCAACAATTGATTAAAGTAATGATGCTCATTAAACCCATTAAATAAGTTGTTTGCATAATCTGTCATATGATAATGCTGCATTTCTATGACAGCAATATTTGAAGATTTTCCCCCCAGTGTCCTTTACTTTACTGTatgttttactttgcaaaagATACGGTGTTTTGCAAAGGTTTTCAAAACTCTTGAATTTTAGCACATATTGTTGCAACCACATTCAATGTGTTTTTGAGATCTTTAGTGATAGATGCAAACTATTACAATTTTATGTGGTGTTTCTTTTacagaagaaaatctgaaaagtttgggGTGCATGTATTAAACTCTCTTCACACAAATACTTCTAGATAAAATTAAGTTCCGGCAGTTCCCTTCAGATCTCACATGAATAGTAATAAGTCTATTTGTTTTAGCTTAGTAATAAATACAGCAGGACTGTGAAGACATGAGAAGTTTGCTAGAGACTATTTATGGAAAAATGGTCTCTTTATCCTCAACCAAATGAGTTGAGGATAAACTCATTTGGTTTATCCTCAACCAAATGAGTTGAGGATAAACTCATTTGGTTTATCCTCAACCAAATGAGTTGAGGATAAACTCATTTGGTTTATCCTCAACCAAATGAGTTGAGGATAAACTCATTTGGTTTATCCTCAACCAAATGAGTTGAGGATAAACTCATTTGGTTTATCCTCAACCAAATGAGTTGAGGATAAACTCATTTGGTTTATCCTCAACCAAATGAGTTGAGGATAAACTCATTTGGTTTATCCTCAACCAAATGAGTTGAGGATAAACTCATTTGGTTTATCCTCAACCAAATGAGTTGAGGATAAACTCATTTGGTTTATCCTCAACCAAATGAGTTGAGGATAAACTCATTTGGTTTATCCTCAAACAAATGAGTTGAGGATAAACTCATTTGGTTTATCCTCAAACAAATGAGTTGAGGATAAACTCATTTGGTTTATCCTCAAACAAATGAGTTgaggataaagttgtggagaaatttaaagcaggTATAAGAATAGAGTAgcaaaaaagctattttaataaaacaataaaaactcacCTGGTTTAGTAGAAGGATGTGTTCTTATgtctttttgattttaaagagTAGGTCAGTGAACTAGACTTAACTTCATGTATCACTTCAAATTTAAACCCCAGGCAAACAGAAATGCATGGATTACCGACTAAAGGTTCCCAGACACTTTGATTAACTAAAAAAAGGTAAAGtagatattaataaaatatatatattctacaGATACAGGATTATTCTGGAAGaactaaaaatccaaataacTGTGGcatagtttaaaatatttatttttcaagatttttcatCCTCGAAAGTAAGTCAAAATTTGggtatttcatatttctttgtgtgttATAAACACAATTTATGAATGGAGTTTTGAAAATCTTATAAGCAACTAAGTACGGAGTATGCTGTAGGTCcggggtccccaaactcggtccttgagggccggcctcctgcatgttttagttctctgcttggtttaatgcacctgaatcagatgatggctcgttagaaggcctaagaagaacactgacatgctgaaaaggttgttggtaccaccagggagagaactaaaacgtgctggatgccggccctcgaggaccgactttggtgacccctgctgtAGGTAAATGGATCACTTCAACTCTGCATgtccatttaagaaaatcttttaatcATACACCGCTTTTCATTCCCTCCACTATTATTGACCACAGGCTCAATCTTTAAATGTTCgttttaaaggttttccagTTTACTTAACCAGTAATACAACAATTCTCAGGTACAGACATAGATCGAACACTGGGAATATGAGCTAGGTGATTGGTAGAGAGAAAGCAAACAGGTTAATTTAAAATATCGGTTGTGTAAGACCGGAGGGtatgaatcattttaatcacAAGAAGATAACATCCAGTGTCTCCCCAACGGCCTTGACACATCTAAGCTAAGATTATCACTATAACTGCTGTCAGCACATACAGTATATGGACTGGGGCAGACCTAGCCTACCTAGTGTGGTCGTTTTTCCACTAAAGTAAGTTATTCCCAATAGTGTGACACAGAGATTATGTCACTTAGCACCTCTCACATCAACACATTTATGGTGGCCTTGAGGTAGATAGACTACAGCAGACATGTAAATAGTAATTAGGACTTTCAAGGATAACTGAACACTTGACCTCAGTGAATCATCAGACGGATCAGGATCTTCCTATTCTGGGACTGGATTAAAATTGCCACACCAGactctttgttttcatctcatCTCCTCATGTTTCAGTAATGCATTCATTAATTTCAGTAATCCACCTTTGTCCTTAAACTTGTTGCGTGTGAAACGAGTAGCTTCTCTACAAATGGATACAAAATTCTACTTTTTGCACCATTTGGCTTTTATTAAATTCTActacaaattaaattcaaattcaaaaattctttattgaacccaaagggaaattaaatattgctgTAACCTGTACGAATTAAGTTATGCTTAAGTATGTGGtttcacaatttatttgttgaaatttattttgaatgatcaggttaaatgcaacaaattgtTAAGTTAAGAAAAGGTGATAAAAACCGACTTGTTTGAAAAGTGGGAAAAAGTATCAACAAGGACAAATTGACAAATTCATCTCTAATTCTTATTGAAATAGTGAAGGATAGTGTAGCTGTGTAGAGTTAGTGCTTTAAAAGAGAAACCACGTTTATCAACCATGGTTTCCAAACAttgatgttaaaaaacaaaagtattcactttaaatatattttaaactaaatatagtATAAAGTATGTTGCTGGAACCTATTTTAAGGATGTAGTCCACAAAGCTTACAGACGGTGCTaagatgtttctttgtttagtgTGATTGAGAAGGATATCCCTTCATGATTGCATGAATTAATTGATTTTGACAGGTCTTCATTTCTAATCCTTTACCATGTGACCCATAGCAGTCTGTGTCTCATCCTCACTTTCAGAAGGGATTTGCCACAACAACAAGGCTAATAACTGTACTGCTTGTATGGACCTTTATGCTTTTTTGATTACTTTCATTTTTTGCTGATTAGCAAAAAGCTAAAGAAACCTTTTCGTTGATGTGAACTGAAATTTATAGACTTTGATCTCCAGAGAAGGAAGGCAGCAAAGCAGCTACAAATCTTAAACAGGTTATTTGTAATGTGAGAAGTAATTTCAGTTTCGGGAGAGTTACAGAAAATCTTCTCATCATGGGTCAGCGCCTGAGCGAAGACAACGACCCCGACAAGGAAATTGATGTGGCAGAGCTGCAGGAATGGTACAAGAAATTTGTTGTGGAATGCCCAAGTGGAACACTATTCATGCACGAGTTCAAGAGTTTTTTTGGTGTCACCGACAACAAGGAGGCCGCAGATTACATCGAGAACATGTTTCGAGCCTTTGACAAGAACGGCGTAAGTACATTGGGCATCGATTCTTGTATTATTTGCTCTATTAATAATGTTAACATGTTGTGCAcatgaaatgaatcaaagaaTTTATGTGTTTGGATGACACTGCATGTGTCTAACAGTAATTCAAGTGTAGctgaaaagctcaaaaaaactcaaaagtggGTCGCACTTTGTTActctgtatttaaattttttcttgtaGGTAGATGgttaaagcaatttaaaaaatatatgatatTGTCACCTTAAATGTCTCCAGACATTCTGAATAAATGTATCTTGTCATTTTGCATAGCAACAATGTTGTCTCTTTAGGATTtcatcaattattttttaatatttgaacatCTGATTTCACAGGACAACACCATAGATTTTCTGGAATACGTAGCAGCTTTAAACTTAGTTCTTCGAGGCAAATTGGAACATAAACTTAAATGGACATTCAAAATGTACGACAAAGATGGGAGTGGATGCATCGACAAAACAGAACTTCTTGAAATTGTGGAGgtaatatttccattaaattactTTCAGGAGCAGTAGTGTTCATCTGCTGGAGATTTCAAAGTTTGCTTAAAAATagatgtgcaagaaaaaaaaacattgtgacaTCCTTTCCTGTCATTTACAGTCTATCTATCGGCTAAAGAAAGCCTGCCACGGGGAGCTGGATGAAGAATGTAATCTGCTTACCCCAGACCAAGTGGTTGACCGGATATTTGAGCTGGTCGATGAAAATGGAGATGGTGAGAGTTTGtgacagcttttattttttttggcagtttttggtgtcatttacacaaatataaagCTTGCGTTCATTGTTACTGCatcaaaaaatggaaaatctatATTTTGTCACACAGGTGAGCTCTCGCTGGATGAGTTTATTGATGGAGCACGCAGGGACAAGTGGGTGATGAAGATGCTGCAGATGGATGTGAATCCTGGTGACTGGATCAATGAGCGAAGACGCAGTGTTAACTTTTAAGACTGGAAATCACATTGACCTATTATATGAACATGTTGATtttgtacataaataaatataaaaaggcattttggcataaaaaaatacaaaacctaGATGCACCCAGTTTGCAAATTTTGAAGGGATTATGTGTTTATAGCAGTTGCACAGTCAGTGATGCATTGGTGCAAATGAAGAACAGtgtaaactagaaaattcctgaagaaatttaactggggcctgccaaactgtgcccgtcggtttggacccaacattctgatgctaaaaattagcatcaatgctaaagaaagctgcaatgtaatcaatagcatgtggagaatcacaagaatgttaagtaagctagacatgcaacattcagtatgataaagtaagtgtattag encodes:
- the LOC122828718 gene encoding serine/threonine-protein phosphatase 4 regulatory subunit 2-A-like isoform X2, producing the protein MDIDAILEAFQDFDKRGKKETCPSLEQFLCHVAKTGQPMIPWSQFKTYFLFKLDKVMEDFHASMPEERDSHNPNVEYIPFEEMKKRILKIVDGYNGIPFTIQRLCELLTDPKRNYTGTDKFLRGLEKNVMVVSYLHPTSEKNGTSTMNRMNGVMFLGNPSLYSESRNVNGPSLSKTLTRPKLSSSSLSTNGLPECPATKEPDGITETEEQHSSETTPSEDEAKPKHGIKHKHREEDEESDCDKQEAKKRKTGEYDDETEREEDESSCHKEPESSSDTPESEEDTCGQESSSETFHDTPCKSDSHGESSTPSEPPEREEELNEAGAATSVQSNISVDQSEQATLSETHSTVEQDNALCNSSSSDAEGLPSEKVSCSNSPELPTEGGAETSDSAETSLELGEHN
- the LOC122828718 gene encoding serine/threonine-protein phosphatase 4 regulatory subunit 2-A-like isoform X1 encodes the protein MDIDAILEAFQDFDKRGKKETCPSLEQFLCHVAKTGQPMIPWSQFKTYFLFKLDKVMEDFHASMPEERDSHNPNVEYIPFEEMKKRILKIVDGYNGIPFTIQRLCELLTDPKRNYTGTDKFLRGLEKNVMVVSYLHPTSEKNGTSTMNRMNGVMFLGNPSLYSESSRNVNGPSLSKTLTRPKLSSSSLSTNGLPECPATKEPDGITETEEQHSSETTPSEDEAKPKHGIKHKHREEDEESDCDKQEAKKRKTGEYDDETEREEDESSCHKEPESSSDTPESEEDTCGQESSSETFHDTPCKSDSHGESSTPSEPPEREEELNEAGAATSVQSNISVDQSEQATLSETHSTVEQDNALCNSSSSDAEGLPSEKVSCSNSPELPTEGGAETSDSAETSLELGEHN
- the guca1b gene encoding guanylyl cyclase-activating protein 2, yielding MGQRLSEDNDPDKEIDVAELQEWYKKFVVECPSGTLFMHEFKSFFGVTDNKEAADYIENMFRAFDKNGDNTIDFLEYVAALNLVLRGKLEHKLKWTFKMYDKDGSGCIDKTELLEIVESIYRLKKACHGELDEECNLLTPDQVVDRIFELVDENGDGELSLDEFIDGARRDKWVMKMLQMDVNPGDWINERRRSVNF